The following proteins are encoded in a genomic region of Anguilla anguilla isolate fAngAng1 chromosome 15, fAngAng1.pri, whole genome shotgun sequence:
- the cryl1 gene encoding lambda-crystallin homolog isoform X4, with the protein METKQLEELQQAQMLRGELSAAEQFSLLSSHDDLTQALEGAFFVQECVFEELEAKQSVFQAVESHVGESVILSSSTSCLLPSNVFSRVQNKTRCIVSHPVNPPYYVRLVELVPHPDTLPAVMERTHALMTRVGQSPARLRKEVDGFALNRVQYAVIAESWRLVKEGIISVQDMDLVMTEGLGMRYAFIGPMETMHLNAPEGLGDYLQRYREGMRRVLSSFGPVPEFTGEEAEAIVQEMCDLIPNDQPHLSTRRERRDQLLMGLAKLKK; encoded by the exons ATGGAGAC AAAGCAGCTAGAGGAGCTCCAGCAGGCCCAGATGTTGAGAGGAGAGCTGAGTGCAGCGGAACAGTTTTCCCTCCTCAGCAGCCATGATGACCTCACTCAAGCACTAGAGGGAGCCTTCTTTGTCCAG gagtgtgtgtttgaggagCTGGAGGCCAAGCAGAGTGTGTTCCAGGCGGTGGAAAGTCACGTCGGAGAGAGTGTGATCCTCAGcagctccacttcctgtctgctgccCAGCAACGTCTTTTCCCGCGTTCAGAACAAGACACGCTGCATCGTGTCTCACCCG GTGAACCCTCCTTACTACGTGCGTCTGGTGGAGCTGGTTCCCCACCCAGATACCCTGCCCGCGGTGATGGAGCGCACCCACGCCTTGATGACCCGGGTGGGCCAGTCGCCCGCCCGTCTGAGGAAGGAGGTGGACGGCTTCGCCCTGAACCGCGTGCAGTACGCCGTCATCGCCGAGTCCTGGAGGCTGGTCAAG GAAGGGATCATCTCAGTTCAGGACATGGATCTGGTGATGACCGAGGGGCTGGGCATGCGTTACGCTTTTATCGGTCCCATGGAAACCATGCACCTGAACGCACCCGAAG GTCTGGGAGACTACCTGCAGCGCTACAGGGAGGGGATGAGGAGAGTGCTTTCTTCCTTCGGACCTGTTCCTGAGTTCACTGGGGAGGAAGCCGAGGCCATCGTCCAG GAAATGTGTGACCTCATACCCAACGATCAGCCGCACCTGTCCACCAGGAGGGAGCGGCGGGATCAGCTCCTGATGGGCCTGGCCAAGCTGAAGAAATGA
- the cryl1 gene encoding lambda-crystallin homolog isoform X2, with amino-acid sequence MGEELERSIGLIGRSWAMVFLSGGYRVKIYDNQPGQALKAAQEVRKQLEELQQAQMLRGELSAAEQFSLLSSHDDLTQALEGAFFVQECVFEELEAKQSVFQAVESHVGESVILSSSTSCLLPSNVFSRVQNKTRCIVSHPVNPPYYVRLVELVPHPDTLPAVMERTHALMTRVGQSPARLRKEVDGFALNRVQYAVIAESWRLVKEGIISVQDMDLVMTEGLGMRYAFIGPMETMHLNAPEGLGDYLQRYREGMRRVLSSFGPVPEFTGEEAEAIVQEMCDLIPNDQPHLSTRRERRDQLLMGLAKLKK; translated from the exons ATGGGAGAAGAGCTGGAGAGATCAAT tGGGCTGATTGGCCGTTCATGGGCCATGGTGTTTCTTAGTGGAGGGTACAGGGTGAAGATCTATGACAACCAACCAGGACAGGCTCTGAAGGCTGCCCAGGAAGTGAG AAAGCAGCTAGAGGAGCTCCAGCAGGCCCAGATGTTGAGAGGAGAGCTGAGTGCAGCGGAACAGTTTTCCCTCCTCAGCAGCCATGATGACCTCACTCAAGCACTAGAGGGAGCCTTCTTTGTCCAG gagtgtgtgtttgaggagCTGGAGGCCAAGCAGAGTGTGTTCCAGGCGGTGGAAAGTCACGTCGGAGAGAGTGTGATCCTCAGcagctccacttcctgtctgctgccCAGCAACGTCTTTTCCCGCGTTCAGAACAAGACACGCTGCATCGTGTCTCACCCG GTGAACCCTCCTTACTACGTGCGTCTGGTGGAGCTGGTTCCCCACCCAGATACCCTGCCCGCGGTGATGGAGCGCACCCACGCCTTGATGACCCGGGTGGGCCAGTCGCCCGCCCGTCTGAGGAAGGAGGTGGACGGCTTCGCCCTGAACCGCGTGCAGTACGCCGTCATCGCCGAGTCCTGGAGGCTGGTCAAG GAAGGGATCATCTCAGTTCAGGACATGGATCTGGTGATGACCGAGGGGCTGGGCATGCGTTACGCTTTTATCGGTCCCATGGAAACCATGCACCTGAACGCACCCGAAG GTCTGGGAGACTACCTGCAGCGCTACAGGGAGGGGATGAGGAGAGTGCTTTCTTCCTTCGGACCTGTTCCTGAGTTCACTGGGGAGGAAGCCGAGGCCATCGTCCAG GAAATGTGTGACCTCATACCCAACGATCAGCCGCACCTGTCCACCAGGAGGGAGCGGCGGGATCAGCTCCTGATGGGCCTGGCCAAGCTGAAGAAATGA
- the cryl1 gene encoding lambda-crystallin homolog isoform X1 produces MSNVTPEGRIISVIGSGLIGRSWAMVFLSGGYRVKIYDNQPGQALKAAQEVRKQLEELQQAQMLRGELSAAEQFSLLSSHDDLTQALEGAFFVQECVFEELEAKQSVFQAVESHVGESVILSSSTSCLLPSNVFSRVQNKTRCIVSHPVNPPYYVRLVELVPHPDTLPAVMERTHALMTRVGQSPARLRKEVDGFALNRVQYAVIAESWRLVKEGIISVQDMDLVMTEGLGMRYAFIGPMETMHLNAPEGLGDYLQRYREGMRRVLSSFGPVPEFTGEEAEAIVQEMCDLIPNDQPHLSTRRERRDQLLMGLAKLKK; encoded by the exons ATGAGTAACGTTACACCTGAAGGAAGGATCATTTCTGTTATTGGAAG tGGGCTGATTGGCCGTTCATGGGCCATGGTGTTTCTTAGTGGAGGGTACAGGGTGAAGATCTATGACAACCAACCAGGACAGGCTCTGAAGGCTGCCCAGGAAGTGAG AAAGCAGCTAGAGGAGCTCCAGCAGGCCCAGATGTTGAGAGGAGAGCTGAGTGCAGCGGAACAGTTTTCCCTCCTCAGCAGCCATGATGACCTCACTCAAGCACTAGAGGGAGCCTTCTTTGTCCAG gagtgtgtgtttgaggagCTGGAGGCCAAGCAGAGTGTGTTCCAGGCGGTGGAAAGTCACGTCGGAGAGAGTGTGATCCTCAGcagctccacttcctgtctgctgccCAGCAACGTCTTTTCCCGCGTTCAGAACAAGACACGCTGCATCGTGTCTCACCCG GTGAACCCTCCTTACTACGTGCGTCTGGTGGAGCTGGTTCCCCACCCAGATACCCTGCCCGCGGTGATGGAGCGCACCCACGCCTTGATGACCCGGGTGGGCCAGTCGCCCGCCCGTCTGAGGAAGGAGGTGGACGGCTTCGCCCTGAACCGCGTGCAGTACGCCGTCATCGCCGAGTCCTGGAGGCTGGTCAAG GAAGGGATCATCTCAGTTCAGGACATGGATCTGGTGATGACCGAGGGGCTGGGCATGCGTTACGCTTTTATCGGTCCCATGGAAACCATGCACCTGAACGCACCCGAAG GTCTGGGAGACTACCTGCAGCGCTACAGGGAGGGGATGAGGAGAGTGCTTTCTTCCTTCGGACCTGTTCCTGAGTTCACTGGGGAGGAAGCCGAGGCCATCGTCCAG GAAATGTGTGACCTCATACCCAACGATCAGCCGCACCTGTCCACCAGGAGGGAGCGGCGGGATCAGCTCCTGATGGGCCTGGCCAAGCTGAAGAAATGA
- the cryl1 gene encoding lambda-crystallin homolog isoform X3 — MVFLSGGYRVKIYDNQPGQALKAAQEVRKQLEELQQAQMLRGELSAAEQFSLLSSHDDLTQALEGAFFVQECVFEELEAKQSVFQAVESHVGESVILSSSTSCLLPSNVFSRVQNKTRCIVSHPVNPPYYVRLVELVPHPDTLPAVMERTHALMTRVGQSPARLRKEVDGFALNRVQYAVIAESWRLVKEGIISVQDMDLVMTEGLGMRYAFIGPMETMHLNAPEGLGDYLQRYREGMRRVLSSFGPVPEFTGEEAEAIVQEMCDLIPNDQPHLSTRRERRDQLLMGLAKLKK; from the exons ATGGTGTTTCTTAGTGGAGGGTACAGGGTGAAGATCTATGACAACCAACCAGGACAGGCTCTGAAGGCTGCCCAGGAAGTGAG AAAGCAGCTAGAGGAGCTCCAGCAGGCCCAGATGTTGAGAGGAGAGCTGAGTGCAGCGGAACAGTTTTCCCTCCTCAGCAGCCATGATGACCTCACTCAAGCACTAGAGGGAGCCTTCTTTGTCCAG gagtgtgtgtttgaggagCTGGAGGCCAAGCAGAGTGTGTTCCAGGCGGTGGAAAGTCACGTCGGAGAGAGTGTGATCCTCAGcagctccacttcctgtctgctgccCAGCAACGTCTTTTCCCGCGTTCAGAACAAGACACGCTGCATCGTGTCTCACCCG GTGAACCCTCCTTACTACGTGCGTCTGGTGGAGCTGGTTCCCCACCCAGATACCCTGCCCGCGGTGATGGAGCGCACCCACGCCTTGATGACCCGGGTGGGCCAGTCGCCCGCCCGTCTGAGGAAGGAGGTGGACGGCTTCGCCCTGAACCGCGTGCAGTACGCCGTCATCGCCGAGTCCTGGAGGCTGGTCAAG GAAGGGATCATCTCAGTTCAGGACATGGATCTGGTGATGACCGAGGGGCTGGGCATGCGTTACGCTTTTATCGGTCCCATGGAAACCATGCACCTGAACGCACCCGAAG GTCTGGGAGACTACCTGCAGCGCTACAGGGAGGGGATGAGGAGAGTGCTTTCTTCCTTCGGACCTGTTCCTGAGTTCACTGGGGAGGAAGCCGAGGCCATCGTCCAG GAAATGTGTGACCTCATACCCAACGATCAGCCGCACCTGTCCACCAGGAGGGAGCGGCGGGATCAGCTCCTGATGGGCCTGGCCAAGCTGAAGAAATGA